The nucleotide window agtcttggaaagttgtatttttctagaaggttgtccatttcttttagattatccagtttgttggcatataattttttcatagtattctctttttCACTcgttttaaaaattgggttattttccctttttaaaattgatttatcTACTGCAGATATCTTGTCCAGTTAGTGGATTGCCTATTCACTGTCTTCACAATGTCTTTTGATGaagagaaattcttaattttgagaaaatctaataaatcagtttttcttctgtgattattGTTTTTTGTACTCTGTTTAAGAAATTGTCATCAACCCCTAGGTCATGAcgacagtttttttttcttacaagcttttattgttttactttttatgttaTAGGTCTGTGCTACTTCTCTAAATTTTTTGCATAGTGTGAGTTAAGAGTCAAGGTTAATTTTTTACCATATGGGTGTCTAGTTGCTTCAGTACCCTGTGTTTAAAAGACCATAGTTTCTACCTGAGTTTCATTGGAGCTTTTGTCATAAATCAAGGACTCTATGTGTGTGAATCTATTTCtggagttttttgttttattaatatatttgtcTTTGTGCCAGTGACACACTATCTTAATTACTGTAGTTTgtcctccaactttatttttctttcaagaatATCTTGGTTGCTCTATgtcctttgcatttctatatacatttCAGAATTGGCTTGTCAATTTCTATCTGTGTATGGATAcatttgtgtgtttgtgcatctatgtgcttgtgtgtgtgcatacacaaacacctgctgggattttgatttgaattgcattgaatctatagatcatttTGGGGGATAATTGACATCTTAATGCTATTGAGTCTTCTAAActatgaacatggaatatttgttcatttatttaggtcttctttaatttatcttgggAATGTTTTGTAGTTCTCAGTGTAGAGgtcttttgcattttttattagaTGTATTACTAGATATTGGTATTTTCTGATATGTTGTAAATAGTACTTTTTTGACtgtgaaaaaattttttgaaagaaaattcttAAACTTTATGTGTATAAAGTAAATTTTAATTGAACTGAATTGTTTGTGAAAGGTAGATAGTTGGCAACCACTAAAACATATCCCTGATGTAATGTCTTATTTTCTtgattgattatttaaaaaaatcaattaacatttaaatggtatttaaacaaataataatttaaaaagaaactacGAAAGGTTTCTAATTCTTGGgaggggtggggcgggggagggTTATCTTCCATAACAAGTCTTAAGTATGCAGTTTGATGAGTGTTTTTCCTAAATATCCATCCATGTAgccaccacccagatcaagatacagGCTATTTCCAGCAGCTTTAAACCCTTTTCCCAGGCAGTTCCTCAAAACTCCCCCATAGGGAGTTAATGAGAAAGCTTTTGCTTGTAAACATTTTGTGTCATTATTTGAATCTGAATAAGTAATTGCTTGAATTATTATAAAGTAGGTCTTCTATATTCAGAAATGGTAGTGTTGTTTTTGGGGTGTTAGTTGGGTTAAACTATGATATTTATATTATCTGGGGGACTGTACTCTTTTTCACTTCATGAGAGAGATAATTTAGCCTACATTAAAACATAAGGTTGCACAGGGAGAAGCTCACCAGTGAGgctttttgtatatatatttgattGCTCTAGTGGATAGTGCTTTTGATTGATCTTTTTCCTTAGCACTTACAAGTATACTTATTTTAGTGGCTCTAGCTAGTAGATCTGAGTCTCTCTAGCAAATATCTGTTTTTTAGGTCTGATGGTCAGTAATAGGATAAAAGTTAGGAAATTGAGGAAAACCTGAAAGTGGAAAGGTGGGAAAGATTGGCTACCTAGCAAGAGTCTACTTGTATATCAGAAGTGAACCTAGTGCATATCAAGACACTCAGTAATTTAAATGGTGACCGTGAAGCTACAAAGCCCCATCACAGACTGAAGGTCAGGGAACATGCCTACTTGGTTTTCAGGAAGTGCCAATTTTTcttgctgttagtattttttccCCGATGGTTTAGTTGAGGAACACACATAGATACACAATATGCACTAGTTGGAATGTATAAAAGCTCCACAAAGTGAACATGTTTGGTTAATGAAGTCTGTCTGTGCTTCCTCACATTCACTCGTGGCGAGCACCCTGACTTCTAATACTGCCTATCTGTAACTGTGATACCACAATGAGCACTCTGTTTGGTTGGCTTCTGTTGCTCAGCGCCATGTTTGTGTGACCCATCCATGTGGTTGTGTAGAGCAGTAGCTCTTCCATTCTCATCACCATAGTAGAGTACAATACTTGATTAGCTTAAATAATCTTAAGGAAAAATTATCTGCTTAAGTACTTTCCTTCTGAAGAGGTTTTCTAATACAGTGTTAATGTAGAGACTGGGGTGATTTTCTCACTGGCATTATTTGAGAGAAACGGTGGTACCTGGGGGATACTGGAAACGAGGAACATGCAGAGCTCAGAAGAGCCAGGGTGTCAGCTTTGTGGTGAAGTTACAGACCTTCATACATTTCCTCTGTGTTTCCTGAAATTTACACTTTTATAGtagaaagttgattttttttaggTTAATGTACTTTAATAATAACAGTAGTAACTAATGTTTATTGAGCTAATACTAGATAAAAGTACTAGGCAAAGTGCTTTACTTAAGTTAACTGCCTTTTTTTTAGCAAACTAATGTTTTATTAATGTTCTGTAGATTGAAGATTTGGTTGTTGCAAATGAATACATTCTTTAAACTTACACTAGGGTATGTGGCCTCCGTTTTCTAACTATTTGTTCTTTTCATGAATAGGTATGTCATTGATGGTGCCACCGCTCTTTGGTGTGCAGCAGGAGCAGGGCATTTTGAAGTTGTTAAACTTCTAGTCAGTCATGGAGCCAACGTAAACCATACAACAGTCACTAACTCGACCCCGCTGCGGGCAGCTTGCTTTGATGGCAGACTGGACATTGTGAAGTACTTGGTTGAAAATAACGCTAACATCAGCATTGCTAACAAATATGACAACACCTGCCTAATGATTGCAGCATATAAGGGACACACTGATGTGGTCAGATACCTTTTAGAACAACGTGCTGATCCCAATGCTAAAGCACATTGTGGAGCCACAGCATTGCATTTTGCAGCTGAAGCTGGGCACATAGATATTGTGAAAGAGCTGATAAAATGGCGGGCTGCTATAGTAGTGAACGGCCACGGGATGACACCATTAAAAGTAGCTGCTGAAAGCTGTAAAGCTGATGTCGTCGAACTGTTGCTCTCCCATGCTGATTGTGACAGAAGAAGTCGGATTGAAGCTTTGGAGCTCCTGGGTGCCTCCTTTGCAAATGACCGTGAGAACTATGACATCATGAAGACATACCACTATTTATATTTAGCTATGTTGGAGAGGTTTCAAGATGGTGATAATGTTCTTGAGAAAGAGGTTCTCCCACCAATCCATGCTTATGGGAATAGAACTGAATGTAGAAATCCTCAGGAACTGGAATCCATTCGGCAGGACAGAGATGCTCTTCATATGGAAGGCCTTATAGTTCGGGAACGGATTTTAGGTGCTGACAATATTGATGTTTCCCATCCCATCATTTACAGGGGAGCTGTTTATGCAGATAACATGGAATTTGAACAGTGTATCAAGTTGTGGCTTCATGCCCTGCACCTGAGACAGAAAGGTAACAGGAATACCCACAAGGACCTTCTTCGATTTGCCCAAGTTTTCTCACAGATGATTCATTTGAATGAAACTGTGAAGGCCCCCGACATAGAATGTGTTTTGAGATGCAGTGTTTTGGAAATAGAGCAGAGTATGAACAGAGTAAAAAATATTGCAGATGCTGATGTCCACAATGCTATGGACAATTACGAATGTAATCTCTATACCTTTCTGTATTTAGTGTGCATCTCCACCAAAACACAGTGCAGTGAAGAAGATCAGTGCAAAATTAACAAGCAGATCTACAACCTGATTCACCTTGATCCCAGAACTCGGGAAGGCTTCACCTTATTGCATCTTGCCGTCAACTCAAATACCCCAGTTGATGATTTCCACACCAATGATGTCTGCAGTTTTCCAAACGCGCTTGTCACCAAGCTCCTGCTGGACTGTGGCGCTGAGGTGAATGCTGTGGACAATGAGGGGAACAGCGCCCTTCATATTATTGTTCAGTACAACAGGCCCATCAGTGATTTTTTAACCTTGCACTCTATCATCATTAGCCTAGTGGAAGCTGGCGCTCACACTGACATGACAAATAAACAGAACAAGACTCCGCTAGACAAAAGTACAACTGGGGTATCTGAAATACTACTGAAAACTCAAATGAAGATGAGTCTCAAGTGCCTGGCTGCCCGAGCAGTTCGGGCTAATGACATTAACTACCAAGACCAGATCCCCAGAACTCTTGAAGAGTTTGTTGGATTTCATTAAGTGACTGCATATGTAAAATTGTTTAAAGTGGTGCTAAAAGTAAAGGACTTTAATCACAGATAACAGAATGATGTGTTCATAAGTTCTGTTTCTTTCCAttacccttcctccctccccatccttccTTAGGTCTGTGGTCGTCTTACCTCATGCAGTTAATTGATTTCAAATACACTTAGAACAAAGCCACACTGTTTAGGTGTAACTAT belongs to Manis pentadactyla isolate mManPen7 chromosome 11, mManPen7.hap1, whole genome shotgun sequence and includes:
- the FEM1B gene encoding protein fem-1 homolog B, which gives rise to MEGLAGYVYKAASEGKVLTLAALLLNRSESDIRYLLGYVSQQGGQRSTPLIIAARNGHAKVVRLLLEHYRVQTQQTGTVRFDGYVIDGATALWCAAGAGHFEVVKLLVSHGANVNHTTVTNSTPLRAACFDGRLDIVKYLVENNANISIANKYDNTCLMIAAYKGHTDVVRYLLEQRADPNAKAHCGATALHFAAEAGHIDIVKELIKWRAAIVVNGHGMTPLKVAAESCKADVVELLLSHADCDRRSRIEALELLGASFANDRENYDIMKTYHYLYLAMLERFQDGDNVLEKEVLPPIHAYGNRTECRNPQELESIRQDRDALHMEGLIVRERILGADNIDVSHPIIYRGAVYADNMEFEQCIKLWLHALHLRQKGNRNTHKDLLRFAQVFSQMIHLNETVKAPDIECVLRCSVLEIEQSMNRVKNIADADVHNAMDNYECNLYTFLYLVCISTKTQCSEEDQCKINKQIYNLIHLDPRTREGFTLLHLAVNSNTPVDDFHTNDVCSFPNALVTKLLLDCGAEVNAVDNEGNSALHIIVQYNRPISDFLTLHSIIISLVEAGAHTDMTNKQNKTPLDKSTTGVSEILLKTQMKMSLKCLAARAVRANDINYQDQIPRTLEEFVGFH